Proteins co-encoded in one Pseudomonas fluorescens genomic window:
- the ftsY gene encoding signal recognition particle-docking protein FtsY, giving the protein MFGSNDDKKTPAAAGEKKSLFGWLRKKPQEPVVEQPTAIPEPAPAPAPVIEEVPAPVVLPIAEPVLQPVAEAEPVAPTAAELPLTPAAQPWLTLPVAEEPVALVEEAAPHITPPIPAPVAFTPEPVQPPVVEPAPVIPEPVVAAPVAPIVAAPAPAPIVAAPVAVVETPVQAPRTEETKAGFFARLKQGLSKTSASIGEGMASLFLGKKAIDDDLLDDLETRLLTADVGVEATSVIIQRLTQKVARKELADSDALYKSLQAELAAMLKPVEQPLKIVSQNKPFVILVVGVNGAGKTTTIGKLAKKLQLEGKKVMLAAGDTFRAAAVEQLQVWGERNKIPVIAQHTGADSASVIFDAVQAAKARGIDVLIADTAGRLHTKDNLMEELKKVRRVIGKLDADAPHEVLLVLDAGTGQNAINQAKQFNQTVELTGLALTKLDGTAKGGVIFALAKQFGLPIRYIGVGEGIDDLRTFEAEPFVQALFAERERS; this is encoded by the coding sequence ATGTTTGGTTCCAACGACGACAAGAAGACCCCAGCTGCGGCTGGCGAGAAAAAAAGCCTGTTCGGATGGCTGCGCAAAAAACCGCAGGAACCCGTCGTCGAACAGCCGACTGCCATTCCTGAGCCAGCCCCGGCGCCAGCACCTGTCATAGAAGAAGTGCCGGCACCGGTTGTGCTTCCGATTGCCGAGCCGGTGCTGCAACCGGTGGCCGAGGCCGAGCCTGTAGCGCCGACCGCCGCTGAACTGCCCCTGACCCCGGCCGCCCAGCCGTGGCTGACCTTGCCGGTGGCCGAAGAGCCGGTGGCACTGGTTGAAGAGGCTGCGCCGCACATTACGCCGCCGATTCCGGCACCGGTTGCATTCACGCCTGAGCCTGTTCAGCCGCCGGTGGTCGAACCTGCTCCTGTCATTCCCGAGCCTGTGGTCGCTGCCCCGGTTGCGCCGATAGTCGCTGCACCTGCACCTGCACCGATAGTCGCTGCGCCTGTCGCTGTCGTCGAAACCCCGGTCCAGGCCCCGCGCACCGAGGAAACCAAGGCCGGCTTCTTCGCCCGGCTCAAGCAAGGCCTGTCCAAGACCAGTGCCAGCATCGGCGAGGGCATGGCCAGCCTGTTCCTCGGCAAGAAAGCCATCGATGACGATCTGCTCGACGATCTTGAAACCCGTCTGCTGACCGCCGACGTTGGCGTCGAGGCGACGTCGGTCATCATCCAGCGCCTGACCCAGAAGGTCGCCCGCAAGGAACTGGCCGATTCCGACGCCCTGTACAAATCCCTGCAGGCCGAGCTGGCCGCGATGCTCAAACCGGTCGAGCAACCGCTGAAGATCGTTTCGCAGAACAAGCCGTTCGTGATCCTTGTGGTCGGTGTCAACGGCGCCGGCAAGACCACCACCATCGGCAAACTGGCGAAGAAGCTGCAACTGGAGGGCAAGAAGGTCATGCTCGCCGCGGGTGACACGTTCCGTGCTGCGGCTGTCGAGCAGTTACAGGTCTGGGGTGAGCGCAACAAGATCCCGGTGATCGCCCAGCACACTGGCGCGGACTCGGCCTCGGTGATCTTCGACGCCGTGCAGGCCGCCAAGGCCCGTGGCATCGACGTGCTGATCGCCGACACCGCCGGTCGTCTGCACACCAAAGACAACCTGATGGAAGAACTGAAAAAGGTTCGCCGGGTAATCGGCAAGCTCGACGCCGATGCGCCGCACGAAGTGCTGCTGGTGCTCGATGCCGGTACCGGCCAGAACGCCATCAATCAGGCCAAGCAATTCAACCAGACTGTCGAACTGACCGGCCTGGCGCTGACCAAGCTCGACGGCACGGCCAAGGGCGGGGTGATTTTTGCCCTGGCCAAGCAGTTTGGTCTGCCGATCCGCTACATCGGCGTCGGTGAAGGCATCGACGATCTGCGTACCTTTGAAGCCGAACCCTTTGTCCAGGCACTGTTTGCCGAGCGGGAGCGTTCATGA
- a CDS encoding M16 family metallopeptidase, giving the protein MNALARRAAGLLLSTVCLPLSALAADPQPTHEFTLDNGLKIVVREDHRAPVVVSQVWYKVGSSYETPGQTGLSHALEHMMFKGSEKVGPGEASLILRDLGAEENAFTSDDFTAYYQVLARDRLGVAFELEADRMANLRLPADEFAKEIEVIKEERRLRTDDKPMSKAYERYKAMAYPASGYHTPTIGWMADLERMKVEELRHWYQSWYVPNNATLVVVGDVTPDEVKTLAQRYFGPIPKRDVPPAKKPLELAEPGERQITLHVQTQLPSLMLGFNVPSIATAEDKRSVNALRLISALLDGGYSGRIPTQLERGEELVSGGSSSYDAYTRGDSLFTLSATPNTQKKKTMAQAEAGLWKLLEQLKTTAPSAEELERVRAQVIAGLVFERDSITSQATAIGQLETVGLSWKLMDTELADLESVTPQDIQNAAKLYFTRERLSVAHVLPLETTHE; this is encoded by the coding sequence ATGAATGCTCTAGCCCGCCGCGCCGCAGGCCTGTTGCTCAGCACAGTCTGCCTGCCCCTTTCGGCCCTGGCGGCCGACCCGCAACCGACTCACGAATTCACCCTCGACAACGGCTTGAAGATCGTCGTGCGCGAAGACCATCGCGCACCGGTGGTGGTGTCGCAGGTCTGGTACAAGGTCGGTTCCAGCTACGAAACCCCGGGCCAGACCGGTCTGTCCCACGCCCTCGAACACATGATGTTCAAGGGCAGCGAAAAAGTCGGCCCCGGCGAAGCCTCGCTGATCCTGCGCGACCTCGGCGCCGAAGAGAATGCCTTCACCAGCGACGACTTCACCGCTTATTACCAAGTGCTGGCCCGCGACCGTCTGGGCGTGGCCTTCGAACTGGAAGCCGACCGCATGGCCAACCTGCGCCTGCCGGCCGACGAGTTCGCCAAGGAAATCGAAGTCATCAAGGAAGAGCGCCGCCTGCGCACCGACGACAAGCCGATGTCCAAGGCCTACGAGCGCTACAAGGCCATGGCCTACCCGGCCAGCGGTTATCACACGCCGACCATCGGCTGGATGGCTGACCTGGAGCGGATGAAGGTCGAAGAGCTGCGTCACTGGTATCAGTCCTGGTACGTGCCGAACAACGCCACGCTGGTGGTGGTCGGCGACGTGACCCCGGACGAGGTGAAGACCCTCGCCCAGCGCTACTTCGGGCCGATCCCGAAACGCGACGTGCCGCCGGCGAAAAAGCCGCTGGAACTGGCCGAGCCCGGCGAACGCCAGATCACCCTGCACGTGCAGACCCAGCTGCCGAGCCTGATGCTCGGCTTCAACGTCCCGAGCATTGCCACCGCCGAAGACAAACGTTCGGTCAACGCCTTGCGCCTGATTTCGGCATTGCTGGACGGCGGCTACAGCGGCCGCATCCCGACCCAACTGGAGCGCGGCGAAGAGTTGGTGTCCGGCGGTTCATCGAGCTACGACGCCTACACGCGCGGTGACAGCCTGTTCACCCTGTCGGCCACGCCGAACACCCAGAAGAAAAAGACCATGGCCCAGGCTGAAGCCGGCCTGTGGAAACTGCTGGAACAGCTGAAAACCACCGCGCCGTCCGCCGAAGAGCTGGAACGTGTGCGTGCCCAGGTCATCGCCGGTCTGGTCTTCGAGCGCGATTCGATCACCAGCCAGGCCACCGCCATCGGCCAACTGGAGACCGTGGGTCTGTCGTGGAAGCTGATGGACACCGAACTGGCGGATCTGGAAAGCGTCACCCCGCAAGACATCCAGAACGCCGCCAAGCTGTATTTCACCCGCGAACGTCTCAGCGTCGCCCATGTCCTGCCACTGGAGACGACTCATGAGTGA